The DNA region ATTTCTCTTCTCACACTTTCGAACTGTGGTTATCTGCTGGCAGTTTGCGTCTTcgcctcctctttccatatATCCATTGATTCACACGAGACATGCTAGCAGAATCCGAAGTACCTCAGCTTAGTAAATGGGCATTGCCATCAGCCTTCTTAGGGTTGCTTGACTTACCACCTGGTCAAGCTATTGATCAACTCATTCCCACTCGGTCACAGCCCCCTTTCACTCAGTCGGCAGAAGTTCCTGGCACCAGCTCCCACCCTTTCATAGAGGCACTCAAAAATATACCCGACACCTTGACCGAGAAAGGTGCGCTGGCTCACAAAACTACAGACTCCCCGCTGGTTGATTTGTTTTTTGATCTGGCTCCTGGCATTGCATCTGATCGACTCTACAAGCTTCTCGAGGCGGCGTGGACAGAGGATTCCTTGGCGTGAGTTCATAAACGGATGCGCATCTATCATCACATGGGCTTACAAACAGCGCTAGAACGCTTAaaatcatcttccattCGAGATCCATCCACGAGGGGAAAGGTTACAAAGATGGGTTCTATCGAGCACTGGCTTGGCTTTGGGACGAGCATCCGCGTACTTTTATAGAGAAGTAAGTTACTGCCTGGAGCCGAACCTGTCGTACTAGCCTAATTCCCGTTTCTACAGCCTGCATCTCATTGTGGATCACACATGTCCGCCGCCCATCAGCGAAAAGAAAGTATCTAGGAAACGGcagaaaagagagaagcAGCAGTTGAAAGAAGGCGATATTCTGGAacttgatgatgaggggaATATTgatttgggagaagaaattCCAAATCAATATTCCTCGAGGCCTCATGGAACCTTCAATGAGTAGGTTTGCGCTGAAAACTAGAATCTTGTTTAAGAGCTAATTCAGTTTGCTAGTCTTCTGGATCTCCTCATTTTACATATCAATAACCAACTAAGCACTTCTTTCTCAGGCAAGCTCACCGCTGTGGATGAAACTTTGGCGCCTAATATTTCTGCCGACTTATTCAAGCAGTCTCGAATTCAAGGTCGCACGACCTCCAAACGAGATCGTCAAGGCTTTTTTAAAATCATCGTTGAAGCTAAAAAACgcgagaaaaaggatgCTGATGATTTTCAGGCGAAGTTGTGGAAGGCCCCAACCTGTGAGGCTTTTTCCTTATGGTACTATTCGTGGGTCGTCGGTTAACGTTACAGCAGTGTCCGATAAACATCATTTGCTctcttctcgtcttcaaGACGCTCTCACGAACGACAAGAAGTTTCAAGCCTTGTATATCACCGTTCTGAGAATTTTTCACCGCTatctggaagaagatctcAAATTGCTCGTCAAATACAATGAGCAAGACTGTTTAGGGGGCGATCATGTCATTGTGGCACCTCATATTTCCAACATGTCTTTTGCAGCCAAATGGGCACCAACCCCTGGCAAATCTGCTGATAAACAGCTTCACATTGCCACTGCTCTTGCAATACTATTTTACCCGGGCGATGATGTCAGCTGGGCAAGACAGAAGCTGCAAAAGGAGGTCTTGACACCGCTGAGGAAGGCACTTGCGATCCCGGAGGTTGCGATGTCCAACCGATCTTGGAAGTTCGATTACAATAGGGTGCGTTTCTGTTCTTAAGCATAAAGATTATTGTATGATCAGTCTGTGACTCGAGTGTTAGGTTCCTTCTAGATCAATGGCTCGCAATGCAGAGGCGTTTATGGCCCACGACCAACAAGGATTCACCGCTTACTTGGACCGGGTATCTCAGGGGTAAGACTTgcattttccttccccatgCGCAAAACTTATGAAAACGCCAGTCTCGCCACTGTTTCTGGAGCCAGTCTTATGCCTCATGAACTGCTATACAACGGTGAGGTGGTTTCAATTATAACTTCCATGCGTATATTGATGAAGTCTAGCAATACGAGGCAAATCCCCGGTTGCCAAGCGACTTGCCGATTTGCAATGGTCTACCCTTGTCGACTCTATCAGATCAAGCTCTTCCGACGATATTTCCAACTGCATCGCTATTGCCGATGTTTCTGGATCAATGGGCTCACTGGATCAGGGTTCACCTCAAAATCCTCCGCCTCTTTTACCTTGCATTGCcctcactcttcttctctcggAACTTGCGTCACCTCCTTGGCAAGGCCGATTCTTCACGTTTTCCACTGATCCTGCTTGCGAGTACATCGACCCTGATTTACCTCTAGCTGAAAGGGCGTCTCAGCTTTCGAAAGCTCATTGGGGCATGTCAACTGAATTCTACAAGACCTATGAACTCATCTTGACTACCgcgaaaaaaaatgaaCTAGCTCCCGAATACATGGTCAAGAAGCTTTTCGTCTTCTCAGATATGCAGTTCGATCAAGCAGTGAAAGGCAAATACGGAGAAACGGAACACGAGACcatgaagagaagatttgAAGAAGCGGGATACCCGTTGCCAGAAATGGTTTACTGGAATCTAGCATCAAGAGCCGAGGGGACGCCCAAGCCTACTAAGTCTGACGTCGAAGGAGTCACGCTTTTCTCCGGGTTTTCTGGCGCTTTGATGAAGTTCTTTCTGGGAGATGGCTTGGCGGACGACGCATTGGAAAGACAGTTCGAAGATATTGAAATCAGCAAGGAAGGGGAATCTTGCGTTtctgagaaggagagaaagaagccGAATCCCCTTGAGCAGGTTCATAGAGCTATTGGCGGGCAGCATTTTGCTGGATTGAAAGTGGTTGACTAATCGAAAGATATTTGTAAAGAATGAGGATATCACTGTAGCGTCGCACATGTGAGGGAGTTTTCGGGCCGATGTTGCAACGAGTGCATTAAATTCGGATGATGGTAGGGTGGGCATCCACCATACAACTCATTATGTATTAGTAGAAGAATTGTTTGTCGTCATGTTGATGctgttgtttgtttgttgttgttgtttgcTTAATTATTAGTAATTACCATTACTTCTTGTATAATCCACGTCATCCTTCCGATTATTCCAGCGTTTGCGAGAATTGCCCACCAGTTCCGCCGCCGGCTTTCCAAGGCCAAAATATCTGGGCAGTATCCAAATaaatcatcttcatcctctgtcTCATTTCTTTGCGCATCGAACCCTTCATTATCATCACCATGCCAGACATCAACGAACTACTTCGCTGGTCAATTGCAAACTCCACCGCCCCCGATACGGACGCTTCTGAGCAACTACAGATACGCTTCAATCCCAACTCAACTCAGAGCGGCACTTCCACACTTCATGCCTCCGATTCGGGACCCCCAGATATCTCCCCAGCATCGACTCCAGGGCCTGTTACGCCGGACGATGGAAGCTCTCTACCATTACCACCTGGCACAGAGGTTCCTGTCACCAAAAAGGAGGATTTAACGACAGAGATGTTGGATTTGATTTTGGGTAAGGGAGATAGTATCAccatgaaggagaagatggcgtTTGCCACAGATGAGAACAATTCTGTAGAGGACAGGGTGGAGGCTTTGGACGATTTTGAAATGGTATGTCCTGAGCTGCCTTGTTGAGGCTACGTAGGGCTAATAAAAGACTTGTGTAGCTAATTGAGCTCATCGACAATGCCAATAACATGCCCATATTAAAATTATGGGATCCTCTTCTCACTCTactttcctcatcacaCCCAGAAATAGTCGCCCATACATGCTGGATCATTGGTACGGCCATCCAGAATAACATCAAAGCTCAAGCTGCCGTGAGTCAATGTTCAAAGAAATCAATTCCTTCTGCTAATGAGTTGCAAAGTTTTATATACATGAAACCTTCTCTCGCATCCTGGAAATCATTTACccgccatcttccatctcttcataTCCTCCGTCGGTGCGTGCCAAAGCTACATATGCTCTTTCGGCAGCCCTCAAACACTGGCCTCTGGCTTCTTATGCTCTTTACACCGCTACCTCTTCTGCGGAAAACGGATATTCCGTTCTTAGACGAGGTGTGAACGATCCCCAGGCTATTGTCAGAAGAAAGATGGCGTTTCTTGTGGGAACGCTTGCAATGCAGTCTGGTGAGAGATATGAAGGCGAGATCCCCAGCGAGGTCCGTAATTATATCGAGGAGAACGAAAAGAACGCCCCCAGTGAAAGTCTTGTGGAGGGCTTGAAACGAGAGGGGGTCTTCACGGCCTTGGTTGATGGATTGAAGCAAGGCGTAGATGACGTTGAATACGAAGAAAATGCCATGAGAGCCCTCGTGAGGGCACATCAGAAAGGCGGCTTGACTGTTTCTGAGAAGAGTGATTTGAAAACTATTTGGGAGAAATGGGGGAAGCAAGGGAGGCAAGAAAGGGGGTTGGATGGTGAAGACGGTAAAGAGGTTTCTGAGACTCTCTCCTCGTGATCTTTAGACTTATATATGTATTGTAAATTACACTATCTTTAGGTTCAGGCAGCTCAGGGTTTGAAACGACGTGGattcattttcttttcagacTTCTATTGCATTTTAGGACATGTTTGCTTCACAAAATACGTAGCATGGTCGAAGAATGGGgtcttcctttccatcaTTGTGGAATGTGTGTACGGAAACGAGCCTGTTACCCATGTAATGCGGGCGGGCGAGGCTAAAGATCACAGACTAGCGGAGTACAATAGCTTGAAATATACTTTATAATTCTAAGCGTGGTCTTGAGAATAACCGTATACCTTCTAAGCATTATGAttgacatcttccaacACTCTTTCCATGGCCCATTCAACTGCCTCGTTACTAAACAAGGGGATTTCCCCGTGTTGGGCCCCGTGTACACTTGCCGGTACGCATACCATCTTCACACCCGATTCCTACGTTGGACAGTTCGTTTTGATAAGCCAAACACTAGAATTGATACATTTCCACTTTTGACTTACCAGAATTTGATCCTCGTCGATTTCGATTTTTGCTCCTTCCAGCCAAACCACATGCGAGATCAAATTAGCTGCTTTCCATTCTGGTCCTGGCAATAATTGCTCTCTTGTTCGATTCCGTTTAGGTTTGTCATAATGACGAAGCATCGCAAGGATGGTTGCTACATATTCTGAAGCAGCATAACCTGTTGTCTCGCGGTCATTAGAAGAGTTAACTACGTGTAACGATTAATTAACTGCCAGTTGTTGGATTCGGTTCTACCTACGTAAGAGAACCTTGGCTTTGAGAGTTTGGGATCTGGCTATTTGCTCTGCCAGCCCCTTTAGTGCTAAACATGGAACAATAGAAGTCCACAGGGAGCCGCAAGAGTAAACGAGGATGTCCCGGTTTTGAATCGCATTAATGTAATCGGTATTTGGTTCGGGGTAGATTTCCTGGGTTACAGAGTCCGTCAGCTTCTGGTGTGCTCAAAGGGATTCATGCCCACCTGTCCATAGAGGTTGATGTAGAATATCCTTTCGATCTTGGCCTCAAGAGgcgcttcatcttccccttttcGGTATGCCAAATTCCCCTCGCCGTCGTGCCCCTCTGCACCACTAGTGGTTGCTTCTAACCGATCGCTACTATGCGATCGTGTAGGCGGTGCCGACTCATCAGGAGTATCAAATGTCCTAGAGTCTCTTCTGAAATGAATCCGTAAaaagggatggatggaaggaagggtggCGGAGCTCAACCCGTGCAGAGGAGTGGACATAGAGCTATCCTGAGAGGCGGAGGGTCTAGGGTGGGATATGGCACATTGGCCTACAAGAGTTGTCGAATTGGCAAGCTGAGCTGCGATAGTGACCGTTTCTAGTTGAACTTTGTTAATCATGATAGTGATGATCCCCAATGCATCTTACGATTTGTGTTGATTACAGGGATGACCTGAGCTCCATGCTGTATTGTGTTATTTACAAGAATTCGATGGTACAGGCAAGATCAACTTACCTCCACTCCTGCAATAGATTTGAATAAGAATATAGCGCTGGGTAAACTGCCAAAAAGATCTCTAGCACCTGTCAGAAAGCCATTGCCCAGAGAGAAATTCCGGAACGAGAATCTTTTATGAGCCCGCTTTAAGCATTGGGTTTCAAAGTGTACAAAAAATGCTACTTTGTCTCAGCAACGGATACCAATAAAACGTTGTTCTAGGCTTACCTCGAATGCATTCTTTTTTATCCTCACCGATCCCGCTCCATAAGTGACTTTTACCTTCTACAATGTCCATCCACATGTCCCTTACGACCTTCTCAGCGGCATCGGAAGGAAAACGGTAAGCCATAAGCTGGTAGATTGCTGCCCGTTCCTTATCCTCCTTGGTGACTGGGTGGCGCACGACGGGGATAAGGCGAATGAGGCGAGATCCTGGACATAGTCAAGCTCTAGTACTCAATCGCTGACATATACTCACTAATATCACCAATCGAGGGTCCCCCAAAACATCTCAATATTTCCGAGGATGAACCTCCATCGTCGGAAACTGGCAAGACGAATGAGGGCGAGCGCCCAAAAGCTCCTGCAATCGAATTGGCACCAGTGCCCCCAGAGATTATGAGATAAGACAAGTCTTTATTTTTACGTGCAGTTGGTGACTCTGGCACTGGAGAATCCATGATGGCACAGTCATGTATGTGTCCTGGCTCTTGTGGGGGTTGTAGGCGAAATGGTAACGATCGGGGAGATGTCATGCCACAAGGTGATATTTGCTGGGACTTGCCGGACAGTACCTTCTTCAGGAAGCAGAGAGAAGCATAGGCCAAGCAAGAAGAGTAACTCCCTTTTATATCGACCGTCAGAGATCGGTACTCGTTCAAAGGCCAGCGAACAGAAAGCTGTTGTGACGTCGCACGACCACCTTCGGCGGGCCGCAGCGATCTCAATCATCCATGGTTATTATTAGCTTAAAAACAAAATCATTACAAACTGGCTACCGGGCCGACAGGACTGATTAGCGGGATCAAATATCGATTAGAGAATTGGAGTCACTATTGACGCGCCTCGCCTCGCGTCCTCCAGCTCGACAACCCCAAGTGGCCCCACTGCGTGCATGCTCGCTTGCCAACGGCAgaatccttcctcctttcaCTTTCACCTTTCCACTAaatctctcatcctccatttcctcccaTTACCCCAAAATGCAGAGGAGGGCATTGAAACAGGTACGCACATCTCTCTTGCCTCCTCTATCTTTCCGCTTACAACTTGCAGCTCAATAAAGTTACACAATGGACGTCGGAGAAGGTAGAGGTCATCCTCCTGTTACACGTACGAAGAGATTGCTCACTGGATCTTTACTACTCAGGTGTTCTCCGGTGAGAAGACGCAATTGTCGTCAGACTTTCTCgagtttgaaaaagaaatagAAATTCGGCGCATCGGTATTGAACGGTAAGGACCTTACCGGATCACACAATGAATACTCTTCTAAGCGGTATGTATATAGACTGCATGCCACATCTCTGCCTTTCTATGAACAGCTCGCAAAGGTCAAGTCTACGGCGGACCCTTACCCACCGCCGGGGTCTGGAAAAGACAAGATCTCATATACCGAGGCTCTTGGTTTAGTGATGATTGACTATGGCGATGAAATCGGAGATGATTATGGTCCGTGCCAATCAGCCATCACTGGCAAGTCAATAATGTAACTAATGGGAAGATGTTAGGAGACGCTCTTTCAAAGTATGGACGGGCTCGATGTCGACTGGCTTCCGTGAGGtatctttttttcttttgagGAGGGTGTAAACTGACGCTGGTTAGGCTCAAGAAGAGTTTGCTTCACGACTTGGTGATAGTTACATTGCTGGGATGGGTAGGTAATACCGCATTGATGAAGTAAAAGTCTGATTGTCCCGTAGAATCCGGGCTCGCGGCTGTCAACGAATACAAATCACTGAGAAAGAAGCTTGATTCGAGAAGGTATATTGAAGAAAGCGGACGGCTTGCGAAATGGTGCTAAATCATTTTCAGACTTGCCCTTGATGCGGCCATTTCGAAATCTCAAAACAGTAAGAAGGACACGGGTGTactggaagaggaggtttCTATCGCCAGAATTAGATTGTGGGTTGGCGCTGTTTATTTGAAGCCACGCACACTAATGTTGGAGTAGTGAAgagatagaagaagaaactcaTTCTAGAATGGTCAATATCCAGGAGGCCGAGGATGAGCAATATGCTCTGTTGACGGACCTTCTCGAGGCAGAAGTCGACTACCACAACAAGTGCAAGGAGATTTTGGAGGATTTGCGGAATTCCTGGGGCACTCACAGGTATGGCATTTCTCATTCTTTTGAACCTTTGTGGAATTGACGGCTGAAAACTGTCTTCACTGTAGTTCTCGTAAACCCCTGAACACTAGAGCTCGCTCCAGCACTGTCacatcttctcgctcacTTGGACGTACTGTCATTAGCCGATCGCATTCCTCAAAGCACAATGCagttccttcttctgagGACGATGCGCCCAGCAGTCGTTCTCGATCACAGAGTAacgcatcttcttctggtaAAAGCAAGGACAAGAGGTCTATGATTCCGTCACTCGGTTCGTTCGGTAGAAAGAGTGGGCTTTCCACCGTCACCAgttcaaagaagaaggagaagagagagaaataTAGCGAGAGTAGGACGGCGCTGCATtctgaggaagaagatgaggatgagggcCTCCGATGGCCTGCCCCTACCGATCGTTCCCAGTCCCAATTATCATCTTCCGTAACATCATACAAGAGCTCCAGGTATGACCCCCCGCCCAGCTTGCGCCGCACTGTCACATCCCCACCCACTCCCGCTGCTCGTTACCCCGACCCGAATGGGCGTTATGTAAAGGCTCTCTACGACTACCAAGCCAACGCCAGCGACGAGCTAAGCCTCCGTGTCGGGATGGTCGTCAAGGTTCAGACGCAGGTTAATGACGACTGGTGGATTGGCGAAGGCGAAATCGAAGGGGAATTCGGACTTTTCCCTCGTGGATACACGGAAGAGTACATCCCCTCTCCCCGAGCTGCCGTTCCATTTGTACCCTCGCTGCCAACCAGACGGAACGTTCCTCCACCTGTAGGCCAACCTACGACGGCCACCCGCttgcctccttctcccaatTTGAGTCTCAACTCAGACTTTAGCGAATCCGATAATGGTTTCTACGATGGCGATAATAATTTTACTGCGAGCCTTGCAGCATCTCCTCAGCCAACGGCGACTCGTCTTGCTGCTTCTGGAAAGAAAATGCCTCCCGCCCCTCCGGCTAGCAGGCGTGCTGCGTCGAGCAGTAATATTTTGGACTTGAGTAGGGACATGAGTGATTCTCACCTCAGCCCTCCTATCATCCCCTATGGGCGTGCTAGAAGTGGAACAACTGGTACAGTAAGGGGGAGCAGTCATGAAGCCTCCCCATTCGGGGGAAgtgaggacgatgagacCGATGACATTCGCCGAGGGTATTGAGATGATTACAATGCCCAAAACTCTTGTTGACGTGTTAAAAATGTAATGATAGTCAAAGGTTTATGAGTATGGATGGACAAAATTGAACTTGTAGCATGCGTCGATGACTATTTAAATCACTTGATGGTACATGTAGGTATATGGGAG from Cryptococcus neoformans var. neoformans B-3501A chromosome 4, whole genome shotgun sequence includes:
- a CDS encoding hypothetical protein (Match to EST gb|CF189953.1|CF189953; HMMPfam hit to UPF0052, Uncharacterised protein family UPF0052, score: 158.0, E(): 2e-44); amino-acid sequence: MTSPRSLPFRLQPPQEPGHIHDCAIMDSPVPESPTARKNKDLSYLIISGGTGANSIAGAFGRSPSFVLPVSDDGGSSSEILRCFGGPSIGDIRSRLIRLIPVVRHPVTKEDKERAAIYQLMAYRFPSDAAEKVVRDMWMDIVEGKSHLWSGIGEDKKECIRAFFVHFETQCLKRAHKRFSFRNFSLGNGFLTGARDLFGSLPSAIFLFKSIAGVEHGAQVIPVINTNQTVTIAAQLANSTTLVGQCAISHPRPSASQDSSMSTPLHGLSSATLPSIHPFLRIHFRRDSRTFDTPDESAPPTRSHSSDRLEATTSGAEGHDGEGNLAYRKGEDEAPLEAKIERIFYINLYGQEIYPEPNTDYINAIQNRDILVYSCGSLWTSIVPCLALKGLAEQIARSQTLKAKVLLLNSSNDRETTGYAASEYVATILAMLRHYDKPKRNRTREQLLPGPEWKAANLISHVVWLEGAKIEIDEDQILESGVKMVCVPASVHGAQHGEIPLFSNEAVEWAMERVLEDVNHNA
- a CDS encoding hypothetical protein (HMMPfam hit to SH3, SH3 domain, score: 59.1, E(): 1.2e-14), with translation MQRRALKQLNKVTQWTSEKVFSGEKTQLSSDFLEFEKEIEIRRIGIERLHATSLPFYEQLAKVKSTADPYPPPGSGKDKISYTEALGLVMIDYGDEIGDDYGDALSKYGRARCRLASAQEEFASRLGDSYIAGMESGLAAVNEYKSLRKKLDSRRLALDAAISKSQNSKKDTGVLEEEVSIARIRFEEIEEETHSRMVNIQEAEDEQYALLTDLLEAEVDYHNKCKEILEDLRNSWGTHSSRKPLNTRARSSTVTSSRSLGRTVISRSHSSKHNAVPSSEDDAPSSRSRSQSNASSSGKSKDKRSMIPSLGSFGRKSGLSTVTSSKKKEKREKYSESRTALHSEEEDEDEGLRWPAPTDRSQSQLSSSVTSYKSSRYDPPPSLRRTVTSPPTPAARYPDPNGRYVKALYDYQANASDELSLRVGMVVKVQTQVNDDWWIGEGEIEGEFGLFPRGYTEEYIPSPRAAVPFVPSLPTRRNVPPPVGQPTTATRLPPSPNLSLNSDFSESDNGFYDGDNNFTASLAASPQPTATRLAASGKKMPPAPPASRRAASSSNILDLSRDMSDSHLSPPIIPYGRARSGTTGTVRGSSHEASPFGGSEDDETDDIRRGY